In one Candidatus Poribacteria bacterium genomic region, the following are encoded:
- the hslV gene encoding ATP-dependent protease subunit HslV codes for MRIRSTTILAVRRDGEVAIGGDGQVTLGDTAIKHGARKVRKIHNDKVLIGFAGSASDAITLYENLEKKLEQYRGNLQKSAVELAREWRSDRVLRQVDALLIAADIDDSYLISGSGDVISPDDDVLAIGSGGSIALAAAKALLKYSDLTAKEIISESLQLTSEICIYTNGKIEIDTI; via the coding sequence ATGCGTATTCGTTCAACAACGATTTTAGCGGTTCGCCGTGATGGTGAGGTTGCGATCGGTGGTGATGGTCAAGTCACTTTAGGGGATACAGCGATTAAACACGGTGCCCGCAAAGTACGCAAAATTCATAACGACAAGGTGCTGATCGGTTTCGCGGGTTCCGCCTCGGATGCGATCACCCTCTATGAGAATTTGGAGAAGAAACTGGAACAGTATCGTGGAAACCTTCAGAAATCAGCGGTGGAACTTGCGCGGGAATGGCGTAGCGATAGGGTTTTGAGACAGGTAGACGCCCTATTAATCGCCGCGGATATCGACGATAGTTACCTCATTTCTGGGAGCGGTGATGTAATTTCGCCTGACGACGATGTTCTGGCAATCGGTTCCGGTGGCTCCATTGCCTTGGCGGCAGCAAAGGCACTCCTTAAATACTCAGACTTGACTGCCAAAGAGATTATTTCAGAATCACTTCAACTGACGAGTGAAATCTGTATTTACACGAATGGAAAAATTGAAATTGATACGATATAG
- the hslU gene encoding ATP-dependent protease ATPase subunit HslU, with protein MDRPKVKREENTLAASLTPRQIVEELDKYIVGQFEAKRCVAIALRNRARRQMLAEDMQDEVSPKNIIMIGSTGVGKTEIARRLARLVDAPFIKVEASKYTEIGYVGRDVESMIRDLTETAISRVKAEQTEAVEEKARESTEERLLDCIFPVPRSLQRRPRLQEDDALEEPEEEDDGVLQLPFDLGPDVDVEAEEAREKERERYLKTREKFREWLREGRLEEKPVEINVKHQNMPFVEIFSPGGIEEMDINFKDMFSNILPNQTKKRRVPVSEARILLMQEESEKLIDMDAVITEAIQRVEDSGIVFLDEIDKIAGRESRHGPDISREGVQRDILPIIEGSTVTSKYGAVRTHHILFIAAGAFHVSSPSDLIPELQGRFPIRVELKSLNKEDFKSILTEPKNALVKQYVALLSTEGIEATITDDAIDEIAALAFQVNESVEDIGARRLHTIMEKLFENLFFDAPNLEKNEITIDAAYVRAELSEIVKDQDLSRYIL; from the coding sequence TTGGACAGACCAAAAGTAAAACGCGAGGAGAACACTTTAGCAGCATCTCTTACACCTCGGCAGATTGTCGAGGAATTAGATAAGTATATCGTTGGACAGTTTGAAGCGAAACGTTGTGTTGCCATCGCGCTTCGCAACCGTGCGCGGCGGCAGATGCTCGCAGAAGATATGCAGGACGAAGTGTCGCCAAAAAACATAATTATGATCGGTTCAACAGGCGTGGGAAAAACCGAAATTGCACGCAGGTTGGCGCGCCTTGTTGACGCGCCTTTCATCAAAGTAGAGGCATCAAAGTATACCGAAATCGGTTACGTGGGTCGAGATGTTGAATCCATGATCCGCGACCTGACTGAAACAGCCATTAGCCGTGTCAAAGCCGAGCAAACGGAGGCGGTAGAAGAAAAAGCACGGGAATCGACTGAAGAACGACTGCTTGATTGCATTTTTCCAGTTCCGCGTTCTCTCCAACGACGGCCGCGTTTACAAGAAGATGATGCACTTGAGGAGCCAGAGGAAGAGGATGACGGTGTCCTGCAACTCCCATTTGACCTGGGTCCCGACGTAGATGTTGAAGCTGAGGAAGCCAGAGAGAAAGAGCGCGAACGTTATCTGAAAACGAGAGAGAAATTTAGGGAGTGGCTACGAGAAGGTAGACTTGAGGAGAAACCGGTTGAAATCAATGTGAAGCATCAGAACATGCCCTTTGTAGAAATCTTCTCGCCCGGCGGTATTGAGGAGATGGACATCAATTTCAAGGATATGTTCAGTAACATCCTACCGAATCAGACGAAGAAACGGAGAGTTCCAGTCTCTGAAGCGCGAATTCTCTTGATGCAGGAAGAATCTGAAAAACTTATTGATATGGATGCCGTCATCACCGAAGCGATCCAACGGGTTGAAGATTCCGGTATCGTTTTTTTGGACGAGATTGATAAGATTGCGGGCAGGGAATCTCGGCATGGACCTGACATTTCGCGTGAAGGTGTGCAACGGGATATCCTTCCTATTATCGAAGGTAGCACGGTGACCTCGAAATACGGGGCGGTCCGGACGCATCACATCCTGTTTATCGCCGCCGGTGCATTCCACGTTTCAAGCCCATCTGACCTCATTCCGGAACTACAAGGTAGGTTTCCGATCCGAGTCGAATTAAAGAGTCTGAATAAGGAGGACTTTAAATCTATTCTGACGGAACCGAAGAACGCGTTGGTTAAACAGTATGTTGCGTTGCTAAGTACTGAAGGTATTGAGGCGACTATTACCGATGATGCGATTGATGAGATCGCTGCGCTTGCCTTCCAAGTTAACGAGTCAGTTGAGGATATCGGTGCACGCCGTCTGCACACTATCATGGAAAAACTCTTCGAGAACCTCTTTTTTGACGCGCCTAACCTCGAAAAAAATGAGATTACTATTGATGCGGCGTATGTCAGAGCGGAATTGTCGGAAATTGTCAAAGATCAGGACCTGAGCAGATACATCCTCTAA
- a CDS encoding phytanoyl-CoA dioxygenase family protein, which yields MKSKNDFYVDVTDEQVTFFQENGYLSIPRITTDEEVEWLKGIYDELFTKRTGEAEGRYFDLAGPRAHNGRETLPQVLGPEARFPELRETVYFRNAQRLAAKLLRVLTDKVSGGGHMILKPAHYGNETPWHQDEAYWNPEVLPHSLSVWLPLNKATVESGCLQFIPKSHKGAVRWHRHIDNDPLVHGLVTDDVDVSEAVACPIPAGGATFHHCRTLHYSAPNSTPEVRRAYILVFSGPPKKLDTPAHRPWQKEEQEALAAIRN from the coding sequence ATGAAATCCAAGAATGATTTTTACGTTGATGTAACTGATGAACAGGTCACCTTCTTTCAAGAGAACGGATACTTGAGTATTCCGCGTATTACAACAGATGAAGAGGTTGAATGGCTTAAAGGCATTTACGATGAACTCTTCACGAAACGGACTGGGGAAGCGGAGGGACGCTACTTCGATCTTGCGGGTCCACGTGCGCATAACGGACGAGAGACGTTGCCGCAAGTGTTGGGTCCAGAGGCACGATTCCCGGAACTCCGTGAGACTGTCTATTTCCGAAACGCGCAGCGACTCGCGGCGAAATTGCTTCGTGTATTGACTGACAAGGTGAGCGGTGGTGGACACATGATTTTGAAGCCTGCGCACTACGGCAATGAAACGCCTTGGCATCAAGATGAAGCGTACTGGAATCCAGAGGTACTGCCGCACAGCTTGAGTGTTTGGCTCCCGCTGAACAAGGCGACAGTTGAGAGTGGGTGCCTACAATTTATCCCGAAATCTCACAAAGGCGCGGTGCGTTGGCATCGGCACATTGATAACGATCCACTGGTGCACGGGTTGGTGACAGATGATGTCGACGTATCAGAGGCAGTGGCGTGCCCGATACCGGCAGGCGGTGCGACGTTTCATCATTGTCGGACTTTGCACTATTCTGCACCGAACAGCACACCGGAAGTGCGTAGAGCGTATATCCTTGTGTTCAGCGGACCGCCCAAGAAACTGGATACACCCGCGCATCGTCCGTGGCAGAAAGAGGAGCAGGAAGCACTCGCGGCAATTCGCAATTAG
- the sppA gene encoding signal peptide peptidase SppA: MRFLQKYTFLLALLVLASPVFAEEHAVEEAAPLVKKYVEFTLNGAYADTKTISTFGTSSTKTLRGLFKKLDTLKTDDDITGIIFKIDNVSVGWATLQEIRNKLHEFGETEKETIGYLESGGNAEYLLAATMERVVLMPTGSLNLMGLRAEVLFYKGLLDKLDIEADMLVMGKYKSGVEPYMRDGMSDAFRESMTTLLDDLYAQLLAHIAESREGITAEGVSDLINSGPFTAKEAHQENLVDALQYYDELLDTLKTASPDEDVQVVKPDYERKRKVPDMNSFAGLMQLLSLLNPPQRTPTSTSENQIALIYADGPILPDVESFLASMPVITPETLKEAFEKARTDDSVRAVVLRIDSPGGSALASDLIWREVMLTQREKPVVVSMGDIAASGGYYIAMAAGTIVAHPSTLTGSIGVFGGKLNMKGFYKKVGLTKEIIAHGQNATLYSDYGGFTPTERERVEKMMKTVYKDFVSKAAAGRSKSFDEIDEIAQGRVWTGKQAKTLGLVDELGGLETALSIAKEQAGFTDDDAINLIVLPEQKPFFEQLMERMIKDMEGSIQLGDWKVGRLEGWGFPPSLLPAFHFLFGARWQHVVTWLSLFGFEDGTQVVTILPYDLLIR, encoded by the coding sequence ATGAGATTCCTACAAAAATACACGTTTCTATTGGCGTTGCTTGTCCTCGCTTCGCCGGTGTTTGCTGAGGAACACGCGGTGGAAGAAGCCGCGCCCCTTGTTAAAAAATATGTTGAGTTTACATTGAACGGCGCCTACGCCGATACCAAAACGATCAGCACCTTTGGGACCTCCTCGACAAAAACACTACGTGGTCTCTTTAAAAAATTAGATACGCTCAAAACAGATGATGACATTACAGGGATTATTTTCAAAATAGACAATGTCAGCGTGGGGTGGGCAACGCTCCAAGAGATTCGCAATAAACTCCATGAATTCGGAGAAACCGAAAAAGAAACAATCGGGTACCTGGAAAGTGGCGGTAATGCCGAATATCTCCTCGCCGCTACGATGGAACGTGTTGTCCTGATGCCTACTGGAAGCCTCAATTTAATGGGGTTACGTGCCGAAGTCCTCTTCTATAAGGGGTTGCTGGACAAGTTGGACATCGAAGCCGATATGTTGGTAATGGGAAAATACAAGTCGGGTGTTGAGCCTTATATGCGGGACGGCATGTCTGATGCCTTTCGTGAGTCGATGACTACGTTGCTGGACGATTTATATGCCCAATTGTTGGCGCATATTGCAGAGAGCCGAGAGGGTATCACTGCGGAAGGCGTGTCGGACTTGATAAACAGCGGACCGTTCACTGCGAAAGAGGCACATCAGGAGAATTTGGTTGATGCGTTGCAATACTACGACGAACTTCTTGATACCTTGAAAACAGCGTCTCCAGACGAAGATGTTCAGGTCGTTAAACCGGACTACGAGCGTAAGCGAAAAGTGCCAGATATGAACAGCTTCGCCGGACTCATGCAGTTACTGAGTCTGTTAAATCCACCCCAGCGGACACCGACCAGCACGTCGGAAAATCAGATCGCGCTTATTTATGCGGATGGACCCATATTACCGGATGTTGAGTCGTTTCTCGCTTCGATGCCGGTGATTACGCCAGAGACGTTAAAGGAGGCGTTTGAGAAAGCACGCACCGATGACTCCGTTCGGGCAGTCGTGCTACGTATAGACAGTCCGGGGGGTTCTGCCCTCGCCTCGGATCTGATTTGGCGGGAAGTGATGCTCACACAGCGCGAGAAGCCGGTCGTCGTTTCTATGGGAGATATTGCGGCATCTGGTGGTTATTATATCGCGATGGCAGCGGGGACAATCGTCGCACACCCCAGCACACTGACAGGCTCAATCGGTGTGTTCGGTGGTAAACTGAACATGAAGGGGTTTTATAAGAAAGTTGGGTTGACGAAGGAAATCATCGCACACGGGCAGAACGCGACCCTCTACTCGGACTACGGTGGCTTTACACCGACCGAGCGGGAACGCGTCGAAAAGATGATGAAAACGGTGTATAAGGATTTTGTCAGTAAGGCAGCAGCGGGTAGAAGCAAATCCTTTGATGAAATTGATGAGATCGCACAAGGCCGCGTCTGGACAGGTAAGCAGGCGAAAACACTTGGACTCGTTGATGAACTCGGTGGGCTTGAAACTGCACTGTCTATCGCTAAAGAGCAGGCGGGTTTTACCGATGATGACGCAATTAACCTTATCGTGTTACCAGAGCAGAAACCCTTTTTTGAGCAACTCATGGAACGGATGATCAAAGACATGGAGGGTTCGATTCAGTTAGGAGATTGGAAGGTTGGAAGATTGGAAGGATGGGGATTCCCACCTTCTCTCCTTCCTGCCTTCCATTTCCTGTTTGGAGCGCGGTGGCAACATGTCGTCACGTGGCTGAGCCTGTTTGGTTTTGAAGATGGGACACAAGTCGTAACAATTTTACCTTACGACCTCTTAATCCGGTGA